From the Lathyrus oleraceus cultivar Zhongwan6 chromosome 4, CAAS_Psat_ZW6_1.0, whole genome shotgun sequence genome, one window contains:
- the LOC127074598 gene encoding GTPase ERA-like, chloroplastic: MENLASLAASTATFPTHQFPFQIQHSFFKLGFTTRTTFLRNPHLCCQTRQCRSNAFSTKQELIALQQQQQEDEEEQTASFSDDDASFLSLSEKPDRNLGLLDDYETEELGYDCGPNHRSGYVALLGKPNVGKSTLANQMVGQKLSIVTDKPQTTRHRILCICSGSDYQMVLYDTPGVLQEQRHKLDSMMMQNVRSAAVNADCVLFLVDACKVPEKIDEVLEEGIGNPKDKPPTLLIMNKKDLIKPGEVAKKLEWYTKFTDVDEVIPVSSKYGHGVEDVKNWILSKLPNGPAYYPKDIISEHPERFFVAEIIREKIFLQYRNEIPYVCQVNVLSYKTRPKAKDFIQVEILVERNSQKIIVIGREGKALKLLATASRLDVEDFLQKKVFLEIQVKVKENWRQDEGFLKHSGYGGQISVV; the protein is encoded by the exons ATGGAGAACTTGGCTTCGCTTGCAGCTTCAACCGCAACATTTCCCACTCACCAATTTCCCTTTCAAATTCAACACTCTTTCTTCAAGCTTGGATTCACCACCAGAACCACCTTCCTTCGAAATCCACATCTATGTTGCCAAACCAGACAATGTCGCTCCAACGCATTTTCCACCAAACAAGAGCTTATCGcacttcaacaacaacaacaagaagatgaagaagaacAAACAGCTTCATTTTCAGATGATGATGCATCTTTCTTATCCCTCAGCGAGAAACCCGACCGGAATTTGGGTTTGCTGGATGATTATGAAACTGAAGAACTCGGTTATGATTGCGGTCCTAATCACCGAAGTG GGTATGTGGCTTTACTTGGAAAACCGAATGTTGGGAAGAGTACACTGGCGAACCAAATGGTTGGCCAAAAGTTGTCTATAGTTACGGATAAACCTCAAACAACAAGGCATCGGATTCTTTGTATATGTTCTGGCTCAGATTATCAG ATGGTACTATATGATACTCCTGGTGTTTTACAAGAGCAAAGACACAAGTTAGACTCTATGATGATGCAAAATGTTCGCAGCGCTGCAGTTAATGCCGACTGTGTGCTGTTTCTCGTTGATGCATGTAAAGTGCCTGAAAAA ATTGATGAAGTGTTAGAAGAAGGCATAGGTAACCCGAAAGATAAACCCCCCACTCTATTGATTATGAACAAGAAGGATCTTATCAAACCTGGTGAAGTTGCAAAGAAACTTGAG TGGTATACAAAATTTACTGACGTTGATGAGGTTATACCAGTTAGTTCCAAGTACGGTCACGGGGTTGAAGATGTCAAGAACTGGATACTATCAAAGCTTCCTAATGGACCAGCTTATTATCCAAAG GACATTATCAGTGAACATCCTGAAAGATTTTTTGTAGCTGAAATCATAAGAGAAAAGATTTTTTTGCAGTATCGAAATGAAATCCCCTATGTGTGTCAG GTGAATGTTCTAAGCTATAAGACCCGACCAAAAGCAAAAGATTTTATACAGGTGGAGATTTTGGTTGAGAGAAACTCCCAGAAGATTATCGTTATCGGAAGA GAAGGAAAAGCTTTAAAACTGCTTGCAACAGCTTCCCGCCTTGACGTTGAAGATTTTCTGCagaagaaagtttttcttgaG ATTCAAGTAAAGGTTAAAGAAAATTGGCGACAAGATGAAGGGTTTCTTAAGCACTCTGGTTATGGGGGTCAAATAAGTGTTGTATAA